Proteins from a single region of Drosophila biarmipes strain raj3 chromosome 3R, RU_DBia_V1.1, whole genome shotgun sequence:
- the LOC108023822 gene encoding 39S ribosomal protein L44, mitochondrial isoform X1, with product MSFLRSAAGLLARAKPLEGSTTAEQTRRHIKRWVSPTLRELAHRQKKLGPQKPEARSGFVEWNQRSELFAFGKRLGESFELSQLQRAFTEKSFARREEERRRQLGIEEADLQMADNSDLAEKGQHIARAYVEAFLQHQLPKVPKEGLQAIANFLLSTESLAHVSSHLGTKDLIQSSEYPPTAESLAQSLQAVIGALANSSGIERAFLFVRDFICTQLNQKDLLDVWTPQEPLQLLDKICQERKLGEAEPRLLGDCGRNTVLAAYQVGIYANRQLLGKGFGEDLKTATETAAIDALQSIFDTHDNRRPFDFSLQLETKNVRLG from the exons ATGTCTTTTTTACGCAGTGCCGCTGGTCTCCTGGCTCGTGCCAAGCCTCTGGAAGGCTCCACCACAG CAGAGCAAACACGGCGCCACATCAAGCGTTGGGTTTCGCCGACGTTACGTGAACTCGCCCACCGGCAGAAGAAACTGGGACCGCAGAAACCAGAGGCCCGTTCCGGGTTCGTGGAGTGGAATCAGCGCTCGGAGCTGTTCGCCTTTGGAAAGCGTTTAGGCGAATCCTTCGAGCTGTCCCAGCTGCAGCGTGCCTTCACAGAGAAATCCTTCGCTCGTCGCGAGGAAGAGCGCCGTCGGCAGCTGGGCATCGAAGAGGCAGACTTACAAATGGCCGACAACAGCGATCTGGCCGAGAAGGGCCAACACATAGCCCGCGCCTACGTTGAGGCATTCCTGCAGCACCAACTGCCGAAGGTTCCTAAAGAGGGCCTTCAGGCAATCGCTAACTTTTTGCTCAGCACCGAATCACTGGCTCACGTGTCCTCCCACCTGGGCACCAAGGATCTGATTCAGTCCTCGGAGTACCCGCCCACAGCCGAAAGTCTGGCCCAATCCCTGCAGGCGGTAATCGGCGCCCTTGCGAATTCCAGCGGAATCGAGAGGGCTTTCCTCTTTGTCCGCGACTTTATTTGCACTCAGCTGAATCAAAAGGACCTGTTGGACGTGTGGACACCGCAGGAACCACTGCAGCTGCTGGACAAGATATGCCAGGAGCGAAAGCTGGGCGAAGCCGAGCCTCGCCTGCTGGGAGATTGCGGAAGGAACACTGTGCTGGCCGCGTACCAAGTAGGCATTTACGCAAACCGTCAGCTACTGGGAAAGGGATTCGGCGAGGATTTGAAGACAGCCACCGAAACAGCCGCCATCGATGCCTTGCAGAGCATCTTCGATACCCACGACAACCGACGACCCTTCGACTTCTCCCTTCAGCTAGAGACCAAGAACGTGCGATTGGGCTGA
- the LOC108023822 gene encoding 39S ribosomal protein L44, mitochondrial isoform X2 yields MSFLRSAAGLLARAKPLEGSTTEQTRRHIKRWVSPTLRELAHRQKKLGPQKPEARSGFVEWNQRSELFAFGKRLGESFELSQLQRAFTEKSFARREEERRRQLGIEEADLQMADNSDLAEKGQHIARAYVEAFLQHQLPKVPKEGLQAIANFLLSTESLAHVSSHLGTKDLIQSSEYPPTAESLAQSLQAVIGALANSSGIERAFLFVRDFICTQLNQKDLLDVWTPQEPLQLLDKICQERKLGEAEPRLLGDCGRNTVLAAYQVGIYANRQLLGKGFGEDLKTATETAAIDALQSIFDTHDNRRPFDFSLQLETKNVRLG; encoded by the exons ATGTCTTTTTTACGCAGTGCCGCTGGTCTCCTGGCTCGTGCCAAGCCTCTGGAAGGCTCCACCACAG AGCAAACACGGCGCCACATCAAGCGTTGGGTTTCGCCGACGTTACGTGAACTCGCCCACCGGCAGAAGAAACTGGGACCGCAGAAACCAGAGGCCCGTTCCGGGTTCGTGGAGTGGAATCAGCGCTCGGAGCTGTTCGCCTTTGGAAAGCGTTTAGGCGAATCCTTCGAGCTGTCCCAGCTGCAGCGTGCCTTCACAGAGAAATCCTTCGCTCGTCGCGAGGAAGAGCGCCGTCGGCAGCTGGGCATCGAAGAGGCAGACTTACAAATGGCCGACAACAGCGATCTGGCCGAGAAGGGCCAACACATAGCCCGCGCCTACGTTGAGGCATTCCTGCAGCACCAACTGCCGAAGGTTCCTAAAGAGGGCCTTCAGGCAATCGCTAACTTTTTGCTCAGCACCGAATCACTGGCTCACGTGTCCTCCCACCTGGGCACCAAGGATCTGATTCAGTCCTCGGAGTACCCGCCCACAGCCGAAAGTCTGGCCCAATCCCTGCAGGCGGTAATCGGCGCCCTTGCGAATTCCAGCGGAATCGAGAGGGCTTTCCTCTTTGTCCGCGACTTTATTTGCACTCAGCTGAATCAAAAGGACCTGTTGGACGTGTGGACACCGCAGGAACCACTGCAGCTGCTGGACAAGATATGCCAGGAGCGAAAGCTGGGCGAAGCCGAGCCTCGCCTGCTGGGAGATTGCGGAAGGAACACTGTGCTGGCCGCGTACCAAGTAGGCATTTACGCAAACCGTCAGCTACTGGGAAAGGGATTCGGCGAGGATTTGAAGACAGCCACCGAAACAGCCGCCATCGATGCCTTGCAGAGCATCTTCGATACCCACGACAACCGACGACCCTTCGACTTCTCCCTTCAGCTAGAGACCAAGAACGTGCGATTGGGCTGA